In the Mesorhizobium sp. WSM2240 genome, ACGAGGTTTCCGCGTGGATGGCCGCCGAGGAAGGCGGTATCGAGCAGGCCTGCTGCGCCCGCTCCCATAGCCTCCGCAACGCCCTTATCTTGGCCATAGACAGGAACTGGTCCTGATCGACGCTGAGCGAGAAGCCGATATGCGGTGCGGCATAGATCAGCGCCTGCCGCGCCTGCTCGAACAGCTTGAGGTGGGATACCGCCGCGGCGAGCACGATGCCGAGTTCCTGCGCCTCGGTGGCGCCGGCATTGTGGAACACCCGGCCATCCGCCTCGAGCAGGACACCCGGAACGCCGAGCGCGAAGAAATGCGCCAGCGATTGCGGCATCGACGCCTGCAGCGCCTCGATCGACATGCGCAGGCGGCCGGTGCCGGCAAATATGGCGGCGGAATCTATGCCGAAGGACAGGCGCAGCTTGGCCGGATCGGCGCGGCGCTTGGTCAGAAGCGCCACCAGCCAGTCCGCCATCGCGCGGCTAGCGGGATGGACGTCGATCCTGAGATGGGTGCGGTTGAGGGCAACGTTCTCGAGGACGGCCTGCAAAGCCTCCGCCGTTCCGGGCAAGCCGTAACCGAACGCATTGGGGGCCCCCTCGAAAACCAGCGACAGACCGGTGGCGCCCTGCGCAATGTCCTCCAGCGCCTGCGCGTTGGCGCGGGCGGGATCGGGATCGTCGACACGCTGCACGACAATCCACGGCGTCTGCGGGTTCTTGCGCGTCAGCGGCTTGAACTGAGCGGCGCGATCGTAGAGCGGCTCGATGCGAATGCCGTCATCAGTGTGCGAAACCAGGGCTTCTTCGAAAGACATGCCGGCCAAGGCCTTGGCGGTGAGCGCCAGCCATTGTTCTCTATCAACTGCCGGGAACTCGACAGTACCGACTGCGTTTTCGGCGTCCATGCGCATCCCTTCTTTCTGCCGACTGCCTGCCCCAAATCGAATCTTATGACCGGAAGCGGTGCGCGGCAATGCGCTCCGAACCTCTTGCCATTGTTGTCCGCGGATCGCGGCCAAAATAGGCGTTGCAATCAGATTCTGGATTGCCAAACCCCGCCGCACTCCGCAACCCTTGATAGGGCATTTTGTCCGAACAGCATTGTGGCGCTGGAACCGCGCCACTATACCGGTTCGGACGCCACAACGTCGCAAGCCCTTTAGGCCGCTACCGGAGACTGAATTCATGGCGGGAGAAGACAGCATCTTTATCGGCGCAAGCCGAAAGCCGGACGACAGCTACCAGCAGCCGGAAAGGCTTCTTTTGAAATACGGCAATCGTCACGGGCTGGTGACCGGCGCCACCGGCACCGGCAAGACGGTGACGCTGCAGATCCTGGCCGAGGGCTTTTCCAATGCCGGCGTGCCGGTTTTCTGCGCCGACATAAAGGGCGACCTTTCCGGCATAGCCATGATGGGCGAGGCGAAGGATTTCCTCGTTGCGCGCGCCGAGGCGATCAAACTCGACCCATATGAGTTCCAGGAATTCCCGGTCATCTTCTGGGATCTGTTCGGCGAGCAGGGCCATCCGATCCGGGCAACCATCTCGGAAATGGGGCCGCTGCTTCTGTCGCGGCTGATGAACCTGTCGGAAGCGCAGGAAGGCATCATGAACATCGCCTTCCGGATCGCGGACGAAGAGGGATTGCTGCTGCTCGATATGAAGGATCTGCAGTCGCTGCTGGCCAATATTGCCGGGCGCGCCGACGAGATCGGCGCGCGCTATGGCAACGTGACCAAACCTTCCGTGGGCGCCATCCAGCGCTCGCTGCTGGTGCTGGAGCAGCAGGGCGCGACGCACTTCTTCGGCGAGCCGGCGCTGAAGATCGCCGATATCATGCGCACCACGCGCGACGGTCGCGGCGCGATCAACGTTCTTGCCGCCGACAAGCTGATGATGAACCCGCGCCTCTACGCGACGTTCCTGCTCTGGCTCATGTCGGAGCTTTTCGAGGAATTGCCGGAAGTCGGCGATCCGGACCAACCGAAGCTGGTGTTCTTCTTCGACGAGGCGCATTTGCTGTTCGACGAGGCGCCGAAGGCCCTGGTCGATCGCGTCGAGCAGGTTGTGCGGCTGATCCGGTCCAAGGGCGTCGGCGTGTATTTCGTTACGCAAAACCCGCTGGACATACCGGAGACCGTGCTCGCCCAACTGGGCAACCGCGTCCAGCACGCGCTGCGTGCCTATACGCCGCGCGAGCAGAAGGCGGTCAAGACCGCCGCGGACACGTTCCGGCCAAACCCGGATTTTGATTGCGCCAAGGCGATCACTCAACTCGGAGTCGGTGAGGCGCTGGTCTCGACCCTTGAGGCCAAAGCCATCCCATCAATGGTGCAGCGGACGCTGATTCGCCCGCCGTCCTCGCGCCTCGGGCCGATCACGCCCGAAGAGCGCCGGAAGCTCGTGGCCGAAAGCCCGGTGGCAGGGCAGTACGACAAGACGATCGACCGCGAATCGGCCTTCGAACTGCTGCAGAAGCGGGCCGCCGACGCCCAGAAGGCTGAGGAGGAGGCGCAGGGCCGCGAACAGGATGATTCCGGCCGCTCGCGCTGGACCATTCCGGGATTCGGCGACGAAGAGGACGACGGCTACGCGCCGCCCCGCAATTCGCGATCCCGATCGGCGCCTCGGCCTCGCGCGTCAAACCGTCAGACGGTTGCCGAAGCGGCCATCAAGTCGGTCGTGCGCTCGGTCGGTTCGTCAGTCGGCCGCGCATTGGTACGCGGCATTCTCGGCAGCCTGAAAAAGGGATTTTGAGACCGCGAAGCCACTCATCCTGGTGATGAAATCTGACGCTTGGTACCCGACCCAGACTCCGCTTTGGGTGGTGAGCGGACGACACTGCTCGTCCCGCTAACAAGATTCAGTATCTCCGGATTGCATCGGCTCACGAAAGCAGGAATTCACCGCAAATAAGCGGTGGGGCGGTCATGGAAGAAAGAGCCGAATCGAAGAAATCGGTCCGCAAGTGTGCCGATGAAATTAAGCCGTTTCGCTGCAAACATCTGATCGCTTTGCTTGAGAATCCGACTGATGTGAAGAATATTGGAACGGTGATCCGGAACGTGAATGCCTTGGGTGTCGAGAAGGTCTATGTAGTCGACCCTCGCCGATCCCTGCCTGACGAATGGCAGGATTTGCGCGATCGGAGGTCGGAACTTGTAGAAGGTCGCCGCCGAGATGCCGTGCTTGCGGCAGACGTCCGCCGTCTTCGCACCAGCCTCCTGCTCCTTCAGCATCCCGATGATCTGTTCTTCCGTGAACCGCGATGGTCGCATCGTCCGTCTCCGTGATCGACGGACTCTGCCCAATTCTGGAGGAAGTTCAGGGTCTCAGGTCAGCACTGGCGAAGCCTTGTTGCTCGGCCCTCGTGATTGTGAGCGCGCGGCTGTCGGCGCGCTCAACCCATTTCAATTTGAGCGATCGGGCCAACAGCGTCGCCCCGCTAATCAAGCACGACCACGGCCTCCACCTCGAAGAGCATGGGGTCAATCGCAAGCTTGGGAACGGGAGTCAGCGTCTGCGCCGGCAGCGCCTCGCCAAACATTTCCTTGACGTTCCTGGTCAACACCTCGAGCTTGGACATATCGTGATCGACCACGAAGACCGTGAGCTTGGCGACGTGATCCGGCCGGGCGCCGAGCGCATCGAGGGCGGTGCGCAAATTTGCGTAGGCCTGCTCAACCTGGACAGCGAAATCGGGCGATAAGGCTCCTGTGCTGTCCTGGCCGCCCTGTCCGGAGATGTAGGCCACCTTGGCTCCGCCGGGCACGATCACCGCCGTGCTGTACCCATTCGGCGTCGGGTCGAAGAGGTTTTGTGGATTGACGATGGTCAGCTTGAGATCGTTCTCATTCGCTGTCGTCGCAGTGGGAACGCCCATGGTCATGATGATTAGCCCTCCGATAAGCAGATGCTTGATTGCGCGTGACATGATTTTTCTCTTGGCTCTGAGAGCTACGAGCACCCTCGCGGCCGTCAGGATAGAACTTTAACCCGTCGCCTATGCGACCGACTCGTACGCCGCACGAGTCATCCTATGGTACGGTGTACGAGTCAACCGCTCAGCATCGACATTCCTGACGTTGCCTGCCAAAATCGAGGTACCGGACCAGCGAGGAAGACGGATGGCAGCCAAACGCAGCGGCGCCCGACGCAAACAGTCCCAACCGATAAATGTGCGGCTCCAGCCCGTGCAGGAGCCGCGCAGCGAACCGCCCCTCTCTCGGGAACGTATCGTGGCGACCGCGGTAGAGCTGCTGGACGCCCAAGGGCTAGACGGATTGACGATGCGTCGGCTGGCCGATCGCCTCGGCTCGGGCGTGATGAGCCTATATTGGCACGTCGACAACAAGGAGGATGTCTTTGATCTGGCGCTCGACTCGGTGCTCGAATATTGCGGACCGCCGCAAACAGTTGAATCTCAAGACTGGCGCGAGGAAGCCGTTCATATGCTCGAAGACTGGCGCGCCAGCATGCTGCGCCATCCCTGGTCGGCATCGCTGTTGCCGCGCCGGGCGCTCGGCCCGAACATCCTCAGTCGCCTGGAACTGCTGAGCCAGACCTTGTCCAGAGCCGGTGTAGCGGACGCAAATCTGAACGTCGCGATATGGTCGCTCTGGAACTATGTGATGGGCGCCACCATCACCCGGACGAACTTCGACCTCCCGGACGACTGCAGGGCCGCCACGCAGCAGCGCTTTACACATCTCAGCGAACGCTACCCGACAATCGAACGCTCCCGCTTGCTGTTGGACAGCGACTGGGATGACGCCTTCCGGAAAGGCCTCGGCTTCCTGCTCGATGGCCTCGCTCCAGGATAGTGAACTCTTCCTTCATCTCGTACGCAAATGAGTAGAAGGCGGGACGGCCGAGATGGGTCGAAACAGGTATTTCGGCGCCGGTACCAAGCGTCGGATTTTCACCACTTGTTGGAGGCGACGGCGCCAACTGCGGGATCCGATGGCTCTCAGGCCATCGGAATGCCGGACGTGACCAGGATCGGCGTGCGATTGGGCACGCGGTCGTAGAGGTCGATAATGTCCTGGTTCATCAGCCGGACGCAGCCTGACGAAACCGACTTGCCGATGGAATTCCATTCGGGCGAGCCGTGCACGCGGTAAAGCGTGTCTTCGCCGTTCTGGAAAATATAGAGCGCACGAGCACCGAGCGGATTGTTCAGCCCGGGCGGCATGCCGCCATTTTCCACGCTGTATCTTGCCAGTTTGGGATCGCGCGCAATCATCTCGGCGGGCGGCGTCCATTTCGGCCACTTCCGCTTCCATTGGATGACTGCCCGGCCGGACCACTCGAAACCGGCGCGGCCGAGACCGACGCCATAGCGTATCGCCTGCCCGTTTTCGCGGACGAGGTAGAGAAAATGGTTAGAGGTATCGACCACTACTGTCCCGGGCCGTTCGCCGGTTGGATCCTGAACGATCTGGCGGTAGTAGCGCGGATCCACTTTCTTGATGGGCACTCCCGGAATCTCGTAACCTTCGTCGACCATAGGGCCGTACATCAGCGCATAGCTGCCGAGCGAAGGCTCGATTTCGGGCGTGGGCGCTATCTGCACCGGCTCGAACTGGGCGTAATGGGGCATGCTGGTGCATGCCGACACCGTCAGAGCTGCTGCGCCGGTTGCCGCGGCGCCGAGAAACCGTCTGCGAGTGAATTGGGAGGAAGAAACCGAAGTGATGCTCATGATACCCTTTTAATTCTCGAGGCCGGGATAGATAGTTTCCGACCTCGCAATAATGCGTGAACGCCCCGTGCTCGTTCCTCCCCGGATGGGGCGCGATAGGCGGTTCTGAATCTGTCGCGAGGGTGAAAAAAGAAAGGCGAAGGTGTGTCTGCCTCACCGCTGTTGCATTTGGGCAACGGATGGCTCAGGCGCCGGCGAGCAACCCTTCCAGCGAGGGCAGGATGAGGGCGGGCGGGTGGTCGCGGTATTCGTCGGGCTGGCCGCTGCGGTTTACCCAGACGGTGTGGAAACCGAACTTGGCCGCCCCGGCGACATCCCAGCGGTTGGAAGACTGGAAGGATATTGAGGCGGGGTAGAGACGCCAGTTCGTCGCCACTAGATCGTAGACGGATGGGTCGGTCTTGAACTTCCGGACCTGGTCGACGGAGAATATGTCGTCGAGCACCGTGTCGAGCGCCGCGGAACGGACCGCCGCCTCCAGCATTGCCGGCGAACCGTTCGACAGGATTGCAAGACGCGCGCCTTCCGCCTTGAGTGCCTTCAGCACCGCCGGGACCTCCGGATAGCAGTCGAGCCGCCAGTATGCGTCGAGCAGATCCTGCCGCAGCGACCGGTCGGCGGACGGCACCCTATCGAACGCGAAGTCGAGCGCCTGTTCAGTCAGTTGCCAGAAATCCGCGTAGGAGCCCATGAGGCTCCGGACCCAGGAATATTCAAGCTGCTTTGCCCGCCAGATGTCGGACAGCAGCTGCCCCTCAGGGCCGATTGCAGCCGCATGCCGCCGCACCGCAGCGTGGACGTCGAACAGCGTTCCATAGGCGTCGAATACGAAGGCGGCGTGGTGCATTCCAAACTCGTCCATCATTGCGGGCGCGGACGCAATACCCTTCGCTGCTGAACATCGCTTCTGGCATCAACAATTCCTCTTGCCCGATGGTTGACGGCGCCGGACAAAGCGTCTTCCATTGCACCTCACCGAGATTTGGGACTTCACATGAGCTTATCGACGCCCGCGCAATCGACGACCTGGACCTATGTCGACGGAGACTGGCATGAGGGCAATGTCGCGCTCATCGGCCCCCGCAGCCACGCAATGTGGCTGGGCACCAGCGTCTTCGACGGTGGCAGGTGGTTCGAGGGCGTATCACCGGATCTCGATCGGCATTGCGCGCGCGTCAACGCATCGGCGGTTTCGCTCGGCCTGAACCCGACAATGGCCACCGAGGAGATTGTCGGCCTGGCATGGGACGGCTGGAAGAAATTCGACGGCAAGACGGCCGTCTATGTCCGGCCGATGTACTGGGCCGAACACGGCGGCTATATGGGCGTTCCGGCCGACCCGGATTCGACCCGCTTCTGTCTTTGCCTCTACGAAGCGCCGATGATCCCGCCATCGGGTTTTTCGGTGACGGTTTCCCCGTTCCGCCGCCCGACGCTGGAAACCATGCCGACCAACGCCAAGGCCGGCTGCCTCTATCCCAACAATGGCAGGGCCATCCTAGAAGCCAAGCAGCGCGGCTTCGACAATGCGCTGGTGCGCGACCTGCTCGGCAACGTCGCCGAAACCGGCACGTCGAACATTTTCCTGGTCAAGGACGGCCACGTCTTCACGCCGGCTCCGAACGGAACTTTTCTTTCCGGCATCACGCGTGCGCGTACGATTGCGCTGCTCGCGGATTACGGCTTCCGCACGACCGAGACCACGCTTTCGGTGCGCGACTTCATGGAAGCCGACGAGATCTTCTCCACCGGCAACCACTCCAAGGTGGTCCCCGTGACCAGGATCGAGGACCGCGACCTGCAGCCGGGGCCAGTGGCCAAGAAGGCGCGGGAACTCTATTGGGAGTGGGCGCATTCGGCTTGAGATTCGGGTGAGGCCGGCCTGCAAATGGTGGCTTTCTGCGCTTCCGGTGCTCACGTACCTGAATGTACGCTCCGCTCCGGTTCTCGAAACCCACCATTTGCAGGCTCGCCCTGACCTGAATCTCAACACACCCTAGACCAGACAGGTTCCAAGCCGATAAAAAAAGGATGCTAGCGCCTGTCGCGGAGTTGTCGCGGCGATATTCCAACCTATCTCAAAATCCGGCGGCTGCGCCGGAAACATTGCCACCGAGGAGTTACGACCATGGCTTTTGAACTGCCTGCATTGCCCTATGATTACGAGGCGCTCCAGCCTTACATGTCCAAGGAAACGCTCGAATATCACCACGACAAGCATCACAAGGCCTATGTCGACAACGGCAACAAGCTCGCGGCCGAAGCCGGCATGGACGGCCTGTCTCTCGAAGAGATCGTCAAGCAGTCCTTCGGCAAGAACGCCGGCCTCTTCAACAATGCCGGCCAGCATTACAATCACATCCATTTCTGGAAATGGATGAAGAAAGGCGGCGGCGGCAACAAGCTTCCGGGCGCCCTGCAGAAGGCCATCGACAGCGATCTCGGCGGCTATGACAAGTTCAAAGCCGATTTCATCGCCGCCGGCACCACGCAGTTCGGCTCGGGCTGGGCGTGGCTTTCGGTGAAGGGCGGGAAGCTTGCAATCTCCAAGACCCCGAACGGCGAGAACCCGCTCGTGCATGGCGCGTCGCCGATCCTCGGCGTGGATGTGTGGGAGCACTCCTATTACATCGACTACCGCAACGCGCGGCCGAAATATCTGGAGGCCTTCGTCGACAATCTGATCAACTGGGACTACGTCCTGGAAATGTACGAGAAGGCCAGCGCATAGCTGAAAAGAAAACCCCGGCCAGTCCGGGGTTTTCTTTTCCGGGCGCGAGCTTCAATCACGCGTAAATCACGGAAGCGTGACAGGCAGTCAGGAAGTTTTTCGGGCAGCTTTCGTTTGCCCAAAGGCAGCCTTTTTGCAACCCAGAGGTCACTCCATGAAGAAATTTGTTATTGCCGTTTCCGTAATCGCGCTCGCCACCACCGCCGCGTTCGCCGACGTGATCGCAGACCGCAAGGCGGTCATGAAGGAAAATGGAAGACAGGTTGGCGTGCTGGTGAAGATGGTCCAGGGCGAGACGGATTTTGACGCCGAGGCGGTCATGGCGGCTTTGACCAAGCTGAACGAAAACGTGCAGGCGATAGATGTCGCCGCCTCTTTCCCGCCGGGCAGCGACAAGGGCGATACGACCGCTTCCCCGAAGATCTGGGAGGACATGGCGGGTTTCCAGGCCGAGGTGGACAAGTTCAAGGCCGTGACGGCCGAAGCCGCCGCCGCGCCGGCCCAAAGCCTCGAAGCGCTGAAGCCGCAGGTCGCCGCGATCGGGCAAAGCTGCTCAAGCTGCCACGAGACGTACCGCATCAAGAAGGGCTGACGCCAGCCCATGAACTCGCCCGGAAAGCTGGCCGCCGCCGCCGTGATCGCGGCAGGTATTAGCGGGCTGGCCTTCTGGTACCTGACAGCGCCCGGCCGCATCGGCGCCGAAGCCGCGGAGGCGCTTGGGACAGGCGACGCAGCGAGGGGCGAGCGCATATTCTGGGCCGGCGGCTGCACGTCCTGTCACGCCCGGCCGAAATCCGAAGGCGAGGCGCTGCTCCAACTGGCTGGCGGAGTGCAACTCGAGACTGCGTTCGGCGCGTTCGTCGCGCCGAACATTTCTCAGGACGTGAATGACGGCATTGGCGGCTGGTCCGGGAAGGATTTCGCCGACGCCATGCTGAAGGGCGTTTCACCCTCGGGACGGCATTACTATCCTGCATTTCCCTATACGTCCTACGCAAGGATGAAGCCGGCCGACGTGGCGGACCTCTACGCCTTCATGAAGACGCTACCTGCCGTGGCAGGCCGGGCGCCGGATCATACACTGAGCTTCCCGTTCAGCTTCCGGCGCGGCATCGGTCTGTGGAAGCTGCTCTATCTCGATGACGCTCCAGTCATTGCTCTGGACGAGGGCTCTCCGGAAAAACTTCAGCTCGGCCGCTATCTGGTCGAGGGGCCCGGCCATTGCGGCGAATGCCACACGCCGCGCACGGTTGCGGGCGGGACCGACAAGGGCCAGTGGCTTGCAGGCGCTGTCGCAGCCGAGGGCGACGGCGTCATTCCCAACATCACATCAGGCGAGGGCGGGATAGGCGACTGGTCCGAAGGCGATATCGCCAGCTATCTCGAAACGGGGTTTACGCCGGATTTCGATTCGGTCGGCGGCTCGATGGTCGAAGTTCAGAAGAACATCGCCAGATTGACGCAGGAAGACCGGGAGGCGATCGCCGCCTATCTCAAGGCGGTGCCGCCGCGTCCGAATGGTTATCCGGCGCGGCAGCCTCCCGACGAGCCAGCGTCAGACTGAACACTTGTAGGGAAGCGCGGACGCCTTTCCCGCGATCTTCAGCGCGAATGCGTAGTTGAAGGCGATCTCCTCCAGCCGCGAAAAACGTCCGGATGCGCCGGCATGGCCGGAATCCATGTTGATCTTGAAGAGAACCGGGTTGTTGCCCTTTTTCCGGACGCGCAGGCGGGCGATCCATTTCGCCGGCTCCCAATAGGTGACGCGTGGATCGGTCAGGCCGGCGACCGCCAGGATCGGCGGGTAGTCATACGCGCCGATATTGTCGTAGGGCGAATAAGCAGCGATCGTCCGATAATCCTCTGCGGACAGAATGGGATTGCCCCATTCGGGCCATTCCGGCGGCGTGAGGGGCAGCGTGTCGTCGAGCATGGTGCTCAGTACGTCGACGAAAGGCACCTCGGCGATGATGCCGCCAAACACCTCTGGCGCCATGTTGGCGACCGCGCCCATCAGCATGCCGCCCGCTGAGCCGCCTTGGGCGACGATCCGGTCATGTGCGGTATAGCGCTCGGCGACCAGATGGTTGGCGGCGGCGATGAAATCGAGAAACGTGTTCTGCTTCTTCGCGCGCTTGCCGTCTTCGTACCAGCCATAGCCTTTGTCCTTGCCGCCGCGCACATGTGCGATGGCATAGACGAAACCGCGATCGGCAAGCGACAGGCAGTTGGTGTTGAATGCCGCGGGAATGGCGATGCCGTAGGAGCCATAACCGTAGAGCAGGCAGGGTGCGGTGCCGTCCAGCGGCGTTTCGCGGTGATGGATGAGAGAGATCGGCACCAGTTGGCCATCGTGGGAGGGCGCCATCAGCCGGCGGGTGACATAGTCCGCGGGATTGTGGCCGGAGGGAACCTCCTGTGTCTTCAAAAGCGTGCGTTCACGCGTGCGCATATTGTAGTCGAACAACTGCGCGGGCGTCGTCATCGACGAATACGAGAACCGCATCGTGTCGGTGTCGTATTCGTAGGAGCCGGAGAGGCCGAGCGAGAAAGCCTCTTCCTCGAACGAGATCATGTGCTCTTCGCCGGTGGCGCGGTCGCGTACGACGATTCGCGGCAGGCCGTCCTTGCGCTCCAGCCGGACGAGGAAATCCTTGAAGCTGAGCAGCGACAGGATCAGCCGGCCGGGTTCGTGGCCGACGAGTTCCGTCCAGTTGGCGCGCCCCGGATCGCCAACCGGCGCGGTCATGATCTTGAAGTCCTTGGCGCCATCGGCGTTGGTGAGAATGAAGAAGATGTCGCCGCCTTCCTCCAGATCGTATTGCAACCCGGTCTCGCGCGGTTCGACGATGTGCGGCGCGGCCAGCGGATCCCTGGCGCTGAGCAGGCGGTATTCCGTAGTTTCGTGATCGTTGATGCCGATGAATATCCAGTCATTGCTGCGCGAACCGCCCACACTCATGAAGAAGCCGGGATCGGGCTCCTCGTAGACGAGGCGATCGTCGGCATGATCGGAACCGAGCGCGTGGAAGAAAATCTTTGAGGGGCGATGGTTCTGGTCGAGCCGTGTATAGAAGAATCCATTGCCGGCAGCATTCCATACGCCCGAGCCGCCGGTGTCAGGGACGGTTTCGGCGAGGTCCTTGCGTTCCGCAAGATCGCGGACGTGCAGCGTGAAAAACTCCGAGCCCTTGTCGTCGAAGGCCCACAGGAGTCGGCTGTGGTCGGGCGAGTGGTCGACGCCGCCGATGCGGAAATACGGCCGACCCTCGGCTTCCGTGTCGCCGTCGAGGATGATGTCCTCCTCGCCGCCGTCGCGCGGGGTGCGGAAGTAGCGCGGCTGCTCTCCGCCCTTCTTGAAGGATGAGCCATAAGCGTACGGGCCGTCCTTCATCGGAACCGACGAGTCGTCCTCCTTGATGCGGCCCTTCATTTCATGAAACAGCGCCTTCTGTAGCTCGACGGTGTCAGCCATCAGGGTCTTCTGATAGTCGTTTTCGGCATTGAGGTGATCGCGGATGGCCGGATCGAGCAGCGCCGGCTCACGAAACACCTCCTGCCAGTTCTGTGCGCGCAACCAGGCGAACTCGTCTGTCCGGGTAATTCCGTGCCTGGTGTCGGAGACCGGGCGCTCCTCGGTTGCAGGCGGATTGATATTCGGAAACATGGTTTTTGCGGTCATTGCTTCTCGCTCGGGAAAATTCTTGAATGGCAAATGAATACGTCCGTCACGAGGCGTTCAAGAGCAGGTATCTAGATTTCAGCGTGCCCGGTTTAGCCGGTTCGCCAGAGGAGAGATAGATGAATAGGCTTTTGAGGGTCACCGCGGCGCTCGCCGCATGCTTAACCGTTGCAGTCGGCG is a window encoding:
- a CDS encoding S9 family peptidase, which codes for MTAKTMFPNINPPATEERPVSDTRHGITRTDEFAWLRAQNWQEVFREPALLDPAIRDHLNAENDYQKTLMADTVELQKALFHEMKGRIKEDDSSVPMKDGPYAYGSSFKKGGEQPRYFRTPRDGGEEDIILDGDTEAEGRPYFRIGGVDHSPDHSRLLWAFDDKGSEFFTLHVRDLAERKDLAETVPDTGGSGVWNAAGNGFFYTRLDQNHRPSKIFFHALGSDHADDRLVYEEPDPGFFMSVGGSRSNDWIFIGINDHETTEYRLLSARDPLAAPHIVEPRETGLQYDLEEGGDIFFILTNADGAKDFKIMTAPVGDPGRANWTELVGHEPGRLILSLLSFKDFLVRLERKDGLPRIVVRDRATGEEHMISFEEEAFSLGLSGSYEYDTDTMRFSYSSMTTPAQLFDYNMRTRERTLLKTQEVPSGHNPADYVTRRLMAPSHDGQLVPISLIHHRETPLDGTAPCLLYGYGSYGIAIPAAFNTNCLSLADRGFVYAIAHVRGGKDKGYGWYEDGKRAKKQNTFLDFIAAANHLVAERYTAHDRIVAQGGSAGGMLMGAVANMAPEVFGGIIAEVPFVDVLSTMLDDTLPLTPPEWPEWGNPILSAEDYRTIAAYSPYDNIGAYDYPPILAVAGLTDPRVTYWEPAKWIARLRVRKKGNNPVLFKINMDSGHAGASGRFSRLEEIAFNYAFALKIAGKASALPYKCSV